A DNA window from Streptomyces canus contains the following coding sequences:
- a CDS encoding ABC transporter permease subunit, with amino-acid sequence MYDPTVARLTYRALLGRRRALILGALPLLLIVISVIVRALVGADDQTASDLLGGLALATMVPIIGVIAGTGAIGPEIDDGSVVYLLSKPVKRPTIIFTKLIVAIAVTMVFSALPTLIAGFILNGNGQQIAVAYTVAALVSSIAYAALFLLLGTVSRHAVVFGLVYALVWEALFGSLVAGARTLSVQQWSLAVAHKVAGGDLVTSDVGLPTATVLLVVVTVLATWYAGQKLRSLTLAGEE; translated from the coding sequence ATGTACGACCCCACAGTCGCCCGACTCACCTATCGGGCCCTGCTCGGCCGCCGCCGGGCCCTCATCCTGGGCGCCCTGCCCCTGCTGCTGATCGTGATCTCCGTGATCGTGCGCGCCCTCGTCGGCGCCGACGACCAGACCGCATCCGACCTGCTGGGCGGGCTCGCGCTCGCCACCATGGTGCCGATCATCGGGGTCATCGCGGGAACCGGCGCGATCGGCCCGGAGATCGACGACGGCTCGGTGGTGTACCTGCTGTCCAAGCCGGTCAAGCGGCCGACGATCATCTTCACCAAGCTGATCGTGGCGATCGCCGTGACGATGGTGTTCTCCGCCCTGCCGACGCTGATCGCGGGGTTCATCCTCAACGGCAACGGCCAGCAGATCGCCGTCGCCTACACGGTGGCCGCGCTGGTCTCCTCGATCGCCTACGCGGCGCTCTTCCTGCTGCTCGGCACGGTGTCCCGGCACGCGGTGGTCTTCGGGCTCGTCTACGCGTTGGTCTGGGAGGCCCTGTTCGGTTCCCTGGTCGCCGGGGCGAGGACCCTGAGCGTCCAGCAGTGGTCGCTGGCCGTCGCCCACAAGGTCGCGGGCGGGGACCTGGTCACCTCGGACGTCGGCCTGCCGACGGCCACGGTGCTGCTGGTCGTGGTGACCGTCCTCGCCACCTGGTACGCGGGACAGAAGCTGCGGTCGCTGACGCTGGCGGGCGAGGAGTAG
- a CDS encoding ABC transporter ATP-binding protein, translating to MTTLQIDHVSRWFGNVVAVNDITMTIGPGVTGLLGPNGAGKSTLINMMGGFLAPSTGTVTLDGQQVWRNEAIYQHIGIVPEREAMYDFLTGREFVVANAELHGLGAKAAQKALATVEMEYAQDRKISTYSKGMRQRVKMASALVHDPSLLLLDEPFNGMDPRQRMQLMDLLRRMGDEGRTVLFSSHILEEVEQLAWHIEVIVAGRHAASGDFRRIRRLMTDRPHRYLVRSSDDRALAAALIADPSTSGIEVDLAEGALRVQAVDFGRFTALLPKVARDHGIRLLTVSPSDESLESVFSYLVAA from the coding sequence GTGACCACGCTCCAGATCGACCATGTCTCCCGCTGGTTCGGCAACGTGGTCGCCGTCAACGACATCACCATGACGATCGGCCCCGGCGTCACCGGCCTCCTCGGCCCCAACGGCGCCGGGAAGTCCACCCTCATCAACATGATGGGCGGCTTCCTCGCCCCCTCCACCGGCACCGTCACCCTCGACGGACAGCAGGTGTGGCGCAACGAGGCGATCTACCAGCACATCGGCATCGTCCCCGAGCGCGAGGCGATGTACGACTTCCTCACCGGCCGTGAATTCGTCGTCGCCAACGCCGAGTTGCACGGTCTGGGTGCCAAGGCCGCCCAGAAGGCGCTGGCCACGGTCGAGATGGAGTACGCGCAGGACCGCAAGATCTCGACGTACTCCAAGGGCATGCGCCAGCGCGTGAAGATGGCGTCCGCCCTGGTCCACGACCCCTCGCTGCTCCTGCTCGACGAACCGTTCAACGGCATGGACCCGCGCCAGCGCATGCAGCTCATGGACCTGCTGCGGCGCATGGGCGACGAGGGCCGTACCGTGCTGTTCTCCTCGCACATCCTCGAAGAGGTCGAGCAGCTCGCCTGGCACATCGAGGTCATCGTCGCGGGCCGGCACGCGGCCAGCGGTGACTTCCGCAGGATCCGCCGGCTGATGACGGACCGTCCCCACCGCTACCTGGTGCGTTCCAGCGACGACCGCGCCCTCGCGGCCGCGCTGATCGCCGACCCGTCGACGTCCGGCATCGAAGTCGACCTGGCGGAGGGCGCGTTGCGCGTCCAGGCGGTCGACTTCGGCCGTTTCACCGCGTTGTTGCCCAAGGTCGCGCGCGACCACGGCATCCGGCTGCTCACGGTCTCGCCGTCCGACGAGTCCCTCGAGTCCGTCTTCTCGTATCTTGTCGCGGCGTAG
- the efeB gene encoding iron uptake transporter deferrochelatase/peroxidase subunit, protein MAEQSIPVAGTEEGGSVEGSASAEGGVPAGSGISRRALLGTAGATGLVLGAAGGAVGYASAPAAATPLTSVGSDEVMFHGKHQPGIAEGLQARGHLVAFDLAAGAGRKEAAALLRRWSQTARQLMAGEASGSHDTDVARDAGPSSLTLTFGFGHSFFTRTGLEKQRPVALDPLPDFSSDQLDRTRSNGDLWVQIGANDALVAFHALRAIQKDTGSAAKVRWQMNGFNRTPGATAHPMTARNLMGQLDGTRNPKPGEPDFDQRVFVPESGTPAWMANGSYAVVRRIRMLLDDWEKLSLTAQEAVVGRRKANGAALSGGTETTAMDLEKTDAKGNLAVPINAHARITRPDQNGGAAILRRPFSYHDGIDADGVPDAGLLFVCWQADPLRGFVPLQRKLDRGDALSQYIRHESSGLFAVPGGAAEGEYVGQGLLEG, encoded by the coding sequence ATGGCTGAACAGTCCATTCCCGTCGCCGGCACCGAAGAGGGCGGCTCCGTCGAGGGGAGCGCCTCCGCCGAGGGGGGCGTCCCGGCCGGCAGCGGCATCTCGCGGCGCGCCCTGCTCGGCACCGCCGGTGCCACCGGGCTCGTCCTGGGCGCGGCCGGCGGAGCCGTGGGGTACGCCTCCGCGCCCGCCGCGGCGACCCCGCTGACCTCCGTGGGCAGCGACGAGGTGATGTTTCACGGGAAACATCAGCCCGGCATCGCCGAAGGCCTCCAGGCCCGCGGCCATCTCGTCGCCTTCGACCTGGCGGCTGGCGCGGGCCGCAAGGAGGCCGCCGCGCTGCTGCGCCGCTGGTCACAGACGGCTCGGCAGCTGATGGCGGGCGAGGCTTCCGGGTCCCACGACACGGATGTCGCCCGGGACGCCGGGCCCTCCTCGCTGACTCTGACCTTCGGCTTCGGGCACAGCTTCTTCACCCGCACCGGTCTGGAGAAGCAGCGGCCGGTCGCCCTCGACCCACTGCCCGACTTCTCCTCCGACCAGCTCGACAGGACCCGCAGCAACGGCGATCTCTGGGTGCAGATCGGCGCCAACGACGCACTGGTCGCCTTCCACGCCCTGCGCGCGATCCAGAAGGACACGGGCAGCGCGGCGAAGGTCCGCTGGCAGATGAACGGCTTCAACCGCACGCCGGGGGCCACGGCCCACCCCATGACGGCCCGCAACCTCATGGGCCAGCTGGACGGCACGCGCAATCCGAAACCGGGCGAGCCCGACTTCGACCAGCGCGTCTTCGTCCCGGAATCCGGCACCCCCGCGTGGATGGCGAACGGCTCCTACGCCGTCGTACGACGGATCCGGATGCTGTTGGACGACTGGGAGAAGCTGTCCCTGACGGCCCAGGAGGCGGTCGTCGGGCGCCGGAAGGCGAACGGCGCGGCGCTGTCCGGGGGCACCGAGACGACGGCGATGGATCTGGAGAAGACGGACGCGAAGGGGAATCTGGCGGTGCCGATCAATGCGCACGCCCGGATCACCCGGCCCGACCAGAACGGGGGTGCTGCCATCCTGCGCCGCCCGTTCTCGTACCACGACGGCATCGACGCGGACGGGGTGCCGGACGCCGGGCTCCTGTTCGTCTGCTGGCAGGCCGACCCCTTGCGCGGCTTCGTCCCGCTCCAGCGCAAGCTCGACCGCGGCGACGCACTCTCCCAGTACATCCGGCACGAGTCGAGCGGTCTGTTCGCGGTGCCGGGCGGGGCGGCGGAGGGGGAGTACGTGGGCCAGGGGCTGCTGGAGGGGTGA
- the pheA gene encoding prephenate dehydratase yields the protein MPASYAYLGPEGTFTEVALRTLPEAATRELIPYVSVQSALDAVRAGEAEAAFVPIENSVEGGITTTLDELVAGAPLMIYREVLLSITFALLARPGTELTDIKTVSAHPAAQPQVRNWLKTHLPDAHWESAASNADAARLVQEGQYDAAFAGEFAAARYGLQALETGIHDAENAQTRFVLVGRPARPAAPTGADKTSVVLWQRDDHPGGLRDLLGEFATRGINLMLLQSRPTGAGIGNYCFCIDAEGHITDRRVAEALMGLKRICREVRFLGSYPRADKEPVDLRAPLTGTSDEEFMAASDWVARCQDGRF from the coding sequence ATGCCAGCGAGCTATGCCTATCTCGGCCCTGAGGGCACCTTCACCGAAGTCGCGCTGCGAACGCTTCCCGAGGCGGCGACCCGGGAGCTGATCCCCTACGTGTCGGTGCAGTCCGCGCTGGACGCGGTGCGCGCGGGTGAGGCCGAGGCCGCGTTCGTGCCGATCGAGAACTCCGTCGAGGGCGGCATCACCACCACCCTCGACGAACTGGTCGCGGGCGCCCCGCTGATGATCTACCGCGAGGTGCTGCTGTCGATCACCTTCGCGCTGCTGGCCAGGCCGGGCACGGAGCTGACCGACATCAAGACGGTCTCGGCGCACCCGGCCGCCCAGCCGCAGGTGCGCAACTGGCTGAAGACGCATCTTCCGGATGCCCACTGGGAGTCGGCCGCCTCCAACGCGGACGCGGCCCGGCTGGTCCAAGAGGGCCAGTACGACGCGGCCTTCGCCGGCGAGTTCGCGGCCGCCCGGTACGGCCTTCAGGCGCTGGAGACCGGGATCCACGACGCCGAGAACGCGCAGACGCGGTTCGTGCTGGTCGGCCGCCCGGCCCGGCCCGCGGCACCGACCGGCGCCGACAAGACCTCCGTCGTGTTGTGGCAGCGCGACGACCACCCCGGCGGGCTGCGTGACCTGCTGGGCGAGTTCGCCACCCGCGGTATCAACCTGATGCTGCTGCAGTCCCGGCCCACGGGTGCGGGTATCGGCAACTACTGCTTCTGCATCGACGCCGAGGGCCACATCACCGACCGCCGGGTGGCGGAGGCGCTGATGGGGCTGAAGCGGATCTGCCGAGAAGTGCGGTTCCTCGGTTCGTACCCGCGTGCGGACAAGGAACCGGTGGACCTGCGGGCGCCGCTGACCGGCACCTCGGACGAGGAGTTCATGGCGGCCTCGGACTGGGTGGCCCGGTGCCAGGACGGGCGCTTCTGA
- a CDS encoding SCO family protein, with the protein MRKKTFAAAALIAAATLTLSACGSGDDSDSPVSVVSEEAGSDKAATVLDQPFEKPDLVLTDTKGEKYDLRKETAGKPTLIYFGYTHCPDICPLTMNNIAVAKKQLPKSEQDKLTVVFVTTDPARDTPAELGKWLKGIDTRFVGLTGDFATIQASARTLGISIEPSHKDKKTGKTVSVHGTQVVAFSPKTDEGYVLYGEDASVDDYTKDLPRLIKGQNP; encoded by the coding sequence ATGCGCAAGAAGACGTTCGCCGCGGCCGCGCTGATCGCCGCCGCCACCCTGACCCTCTCCGCCTGCGGCAGCGGTGACGACAGCGACTCGCCCGTCTCCGTGGTCTCGGAGGAGGCCGGCTCCGACAAGGCCGCCACTGTCCTCGACCAGCCGTTCGAGAAGCCGGACCTGGTTCTCACCGACACCAAGGGCGAGAAGTACGACCTCCGCAAGGAGACCGCCGGCAAGCCGACGCTGATCTACTTCGGCTACACCCACTGCCCCGACATCTGCCCGCTCACGATGAACAACATCGCCGTCGCGAAGAAGCAGCTGCCCAAGTCCGAGCAGGACAAGCTGACCGTCGTGTTCGTCACCACCGACCCGGCCCGCGACACCCCGGCCGAGCTCGGCAAGTGGCTCAAGGGCATCGACACCAGGTTCGTGGGCCTGACCGGAGACTTCGCCACCATCCAGGCGAGCGCCCGCACCCTCGGCATCTCCATCGAGCCGTCCCACAAGGACAAGAAGACCGGCAAGACCGTCTCGGTGCACGGCACCCAGGTCGTCGCCTTCTCCCCGAAGACCGACGAGGGGTACGTCCTGTACGGCGAGGACGCCTCCGTCGACGACTACACCAAGGACCTGCCCAGGCTCATCAAGGGGCAGAACCCGTGA
- a CDS encoding SGM_3592 family protein — protein MSGQTGQRGTFGWESKGTGMADDWDELVLDEDFIRSAGTTEPSARARMLAARWRDEEPEPQPWRSDEPPAGWFFSKRRRRWRRR, from the coding sequence TTGTCCGGGCAGACTGGACAAAGGGGAACGTTCGGCTGGGAGTCGAAGGGAACGGGCATGGCAGACGACTGGGACGAGCTGGTCCTGGACGAGGACTTCATACGGTCCGCAGGCACGACCGAGCCGTCTGCCCGCGCCCGGATGCTGGCGGCGCGCTGGCGTGACGAGGAGCCCGAACCGCAGCCCTGGCGCTCCGACGAGCCGCCCGCTGGGTGGTTCTTCAGCAAGCGCCGTCGGCGCTGGCGGCGCCGGTAG
- a CDS encoding copper chaperone PCu(A)C produces MKRSPTGLAVLTGAVLLLAGCSDSDGSSGDLTVSGAYIPQPVSADMAAGFMTISNSGSSKAELTSVTSDDGEVTMHETTGGAMEEVSRLSVPAHGQLVFKSGANHLMFDKLKQAPKQGQTVTVELHFAQSDPVVVKMPVKSATYVPKTGH; encoded by the coding sequence GTGAAGCGTTCCCCCACCGGGCTCGCCGTACTGACAGGAGCGGTCCTGCTGCTGGCCGGCTGTTCGGATTCCGACGGCTCCTCCGGAGACCTCACCGTCTCCGGCGCCTACATCCCGCAGCCCGTCTCCGCCGACATGGCCGCCGGGTTCATGACGATCTCCAACTCCGGCTCGTCGAAGGCCGAGCTGACCTCGGTCACCAGCGACGACGGCGAAGTCACCATGCACGAGACGACCGGCGGCGCGATGGAGGAGGTCTCCCGCCTCTCCGTCCCCGCCCACGGTCAACTCGTGTTCAAAAGCGGCGCCAACCATCTGATGTTCGACAAGCTGAAGCAGGCTCCGAAGCAGGGGCAGACGGTCACCGTCGAACTGCACTTCGCCCAGTCCGACCCCGTCGTCGTGAAGATGCCGGTGAAGTCGGCGACGTACGTCCCGAAGACCGGACACTGA
- a CDS encoding ABC transporter permease subunit — protein MAVENPVTAPSGDQTRIHNIGYRTYDGPRLGRSYATRSLYSQSLRGAYGLGRSVKSKVLPMLLFVVMCVPAAIMVAVAVATKANDLPVDYTRYAIIMQAVISLYVASQAPQSVSRDLRFKTVPLYFSRPIETADYVRAKYAALASAMFILTAAPLIVLYVGALLAKLDFADQTKGFGQGLVSVALLSLLFAGIGLVIASVTPRRGFGIAAVIAVLTISYGAVSTVQAIADAQGSSSAVPWIGLFSPVTLIDGLQSAFLGASSAFPGAVGPSSGEGVVYVLAVLGLIAGSYGLLMRRYKKVGL, from the coding sequence ATGGCAGTTGAGAACCCGGTCACCGCCCCCTCGGGCGACCAGACCCGCATCCACAACATCGGCTACCGCACCTACGACGGCCCTCGCCTCGGCCGCTCCTACGCCACCCGCTCGCTCTACTCGCAGTCCCTGCGCGGCGCCTACGGCCTCGGCCGCTCGGTGAAGTCCAAGGTGCTGCCGATGCTGCTGTTCGTCGTGATGTGCGTGCCCGCGGCCATCATGGTGGCCGTCGCCGTTGCCACGAAGGCGAACGACCTGCCCGTCGACTACACGCGCTACGCGATCATCATGCAGGCCGTCATCAGCCTGTACGTCGCCTCGCAGGCCCCTCAGTCCGTCTCGCGCGACCTGCGCTTCAAGACCGTGCCGCTCTACTTCTCGCGGCCCATCGAGACCGCGGACTACGTGCGCGCGAAGTACGCGGCGCTGGCCTCGGCGATGTTCATCCTGACCGCCGCCCCGCTGATCGTGCTCTATGTGGGCGCGCTGCTGGCCAAGCTGGACTTCGCCGACCAGACGAAGGGGTTCGGGCAGGGACTCGTCTCCGTGGCGCTGCTCTCGCTGCTCTTCGCCGGTATCGGCCTGGTCATCGCGTCGGTCACCCCGCGCCGCGGCTTCGGCATCGCGGCGGTGATCGCCGTGCTGACCATCTCCTACGGCGCGGTCTCCACCGTCCAGGCGATCGCGGACGCCCAGGGCAGCTCCAGTGCCGTTCCGTGGATCGGCCTGTTCTCGCCGGTCACGCTCATCGACGGACTGCAGTCCGCGTTTCTCGGCGCGAGCTCGGCGTTCCCGGGAGCGGTCGGCCCGTCGAGCGGCGAGGGCGTGGTCTACGTCCTGGCCGTCCTCGGCCTGATCGCCGGCAGTTACGGCCTCCTGATGCGCCGCTACAAGAAGGTGGGACTGTGA
- a CDS encoding copper resistance CopC/CopD family protein — protein MTQTIAPRVRTLVLLLLAACGLLLTTAGPASAHAALTGSDPQQGVVVDKAPDQVSLTFSEKVALSNDSLRVLDPKGKTVQQGKPFEVGGTTYGVKVHSGLPDGTYTVTYQVVSADSHPVAGAYTFSVGAPSTTSVSVSGDTVGGGAVGWLYGFGRYMSYAGFIVLVGGAAFVLGCWQRGAGVKPMQRLVVGGWLTLTSATLLLLLLRGSYTGSGKVGDIFDLDLLGNVLQTKAGAALVSRLLLLAAAALFISVLFGAYDKREDEEKRDLTFGLAVGGTVVAAGLAASWAMAEHASVGLQAGIAMPVDVVHLLAVATWLGGLTALLVALYRSDAPIESAAVRRFSQVAFGSVVALVATGVYQSWRQLGSWSAFTGTRYGQLLLVKIGLVALLVGIAFLSRRWTAQLADTVAQRGKRVQQKERVAANASGSGSASGSGSGKAKGAKGGGSKDPGPSKGAAGSKRAAQLARQQAAMDTARQKRTRDADPNRFGLRRSVLAEAGVAVVLLAVTTVLTQTEPGRTEEGAKAAKAASSSSSSSSSDASDSSGALTLDMSFDTGGTDGKGVVTVDFDPARVGGNEMHVYVQRPNGRAFDIPEVKVALTLEAKKIGPLAITPDHIATGHWSASNVQIPMAGDWKVAVTVRTSDIDQTTVSKNAQIG, from the coding sequence TTGACGCAGACCATCGCCCCCCGCGTCCGGACCCTGGTACTGCTGCTCCTGGCCGCGTGCGGCCTGCTGCTGACCACGGCCGGGCCTGCCTCCGCGCACGCCGCGCTCACCGGCAGCGACCCCCAGCAGGGGGTGGTGGTCGACAAGGCGCCCGACCAGGTCTCGCTGACCTTCTCCGAGAAGGTCGCCCTGTCGAACGACTCGCTGCGGGTCCTCGACCCCAAGGGCAAGACCGTCCAGCAGGGCAAGCCGTTCGAGGTCGGCGGCACGACGTACGGCGTCAAGGTCCACAGCGGCCTGCCGGACGGCACGTACACCGTCACCTACCAGGTCGTCTCCGCCGACAGTCATCCCGTCGCCGGCGCCTACACCTTCTCCGTCGGCGCCCCCTCCACCACCTCCGTCTCCGTCTCCGGGGACACGGTGGGCGGCGGGGCCGTCGGCTGGCTGTACGGCTTCGGGCGGTACATGTCGTACGCCGGTTTCATCGTGCTGGTCGGCGGCGCCGCGTTCGTGCTCGGCTGCTGGCAGCGCGGCGCCGGAGTGAAGCCCATGCAGCGGCTCGTCGTCGGCGGCTGGCTCACGCTCACCTCGGCCACCCTGCTGCTGCTCCTGCTGCGCGGCTCCTACACGGGCTCCGGGAAGGTGGGGGACATCTTCGACCTGGATCTGCTCGGAAACGTGCTCCAGACCAAGGCGGGCGCGGCCCTCGTGTCCCGGCTGCTGCTGCTCGCGGCGGCGGCGCTGTTCATCTCCGTGCTCTTCGGGGCCTATGACAAGCGCGAGGACGAGGAGAAGCGGGACCTCACCTTCGGGCTCGCGGTCGGCGGGACCGTCGTCGCGGCCGGACTCGCGGCGAGCTGGGCGATGGCCGAGCACGCCTCGGTCGGGCTCCAGGCAGGCATCGCGATGCCCGTCGACGTCGTCCACCTGCTGGCCGTCGCCACCTGGCTCGGCGGGCTGACCGCACTGCTCGTCGCGCTGTACCGCTCCGACGCGCCGATCGAGTCGGCCGCCGTACGACGGTTCTCCCAGGTCGCCTTCGGCAGCGTGGTCGCGCTGGTGGCGACCGGCGTCTACCAGTCATGGCGGCAGCTCGGCTCCTGGTCGGCGTTCACCGGGACCCGGTACGGGCAGCTGCTGCTGGTCAAGATCGGGCTGGTGGCGCTGCTGGTCGGCATCGCGTTCCTCTCGCGACGGTGGACCGCGCAGCTCGCGGACACGGTGGCGCAGCGGGGGAAACGGGTGCAGCAGAAGGAGCGGGTCGCTGCCAATGCCTCCGGGTCGGGGTCCGCGTCCGGGTCCGGGTCCGGCAAGGCCAAGGGCGCCAAGGGAGGCGGTTCCAAGGACCCCGGTCCCTCCAAGGGCGCCGCCGGCTCCAAGCGGGCCGCTCAACTCGCCCGGCAGCAGGCCGCTATGGACACCGCGCGGCAGAAGCGGACGCGGGACGCCGATCCGAACCGGTTCGGGCTGCGCCGCTCGGTGCTCGCCGAGGCCGGTGTCGCGGTCGTGCTGCTGGCGGTCACGACCGTGCTGACGCAGACCGAGCCCGGCCGTACGGAGGAGGGCGCCAAGGCGGCCAAGGCGGCTTCCTCTTCTTCGTCGTCCTCCTCGTCGGACGCGTCGGACTCCTCGGGGGCGCTGACGCTGGACATGTCGTTCGACACCGGCGGCACGGACGGCAAGGGCGTCGTGACCGTCGACTTCGACCCCGCGCGCGTGGGCGGCAACGAGATGCACGTCTACGTCCAGCGGCCCAACGGCCGCGCCTTCGACATCCCCGAGGTGAAGGTCGCCCTCACCCTGGAGGCCAAGAAGATCGGGCCGCTGGCCATCACCCCGGACCACATCGCCACGGGCCACTGGTCGGCGAGCAACGTGCAGATCCCCATGGCGGGTGACTGGAAGGTCGCCGTGACCGTACGGACCTCCGACATCGACCAGACGACCGTCTCCAAGAACGCGCAGATCGGCTGA
- the serS gene encoding serine--tRNA ligase, with amino-acid sequence MIDLRLLREDPDRVRASQRARGEDVALVDALLSADERRRSSGVRFDELRSEQKSLGKLIPKATPEERAELLKKAEQLKADVKEAEAAQNDADEETKRLASQLGNLVHPDVPVGGEEDFVVLETHGTIRDFGAEGFEPKDHLELGEALGAIDVERGAKVSGSRFYYLTGVGALLELALVNAAIAQATEAGFTPMLTPALVRPRAMEGTGFLGQAAENVYHLEKDDYYLVGTSEVPLAAYHMDEILDADKLPLRYAGFSPCFRREAGTYGKDTRGIFRVHQFDKVEMFSYVAPEDAENEHRRLLDWEKQWLTGLELPFQVIDVASGDLGASASRKYDCEAWIPTQGKYRELTSASNCDGFQARRLSVRMRDGKKVQPLATLNGTLCAVPRTIVAILENHQLADGSVRVPEVLRPYLGGRELLEPVAK; translated from the coding sequence GTGATTGACCTTCGCCTGCTCCGTGAGGACCCCGACCGAGTGCGCGCCTCGCAGCGCGCCCGTGGAGAGGACGTCGCCCTCGTCGACGCCCTCCTGTCTGCCGACGAGCGGCGCAGGTCGTCCGGCGTCCGCTTCGACGAGCTGCGTTCCGAGCAGAAGTCGCTCGGCAAGCTCATCCCCAAGGCCACTCCGGAGGAGCGCGCCGAGCTCCTGAAGAAGGCGGAGCAGCTCAAGGCGGACGTCAAGGAAGCCGAGGCCGCGCAGAACGACGCCGACGAGGAGACCAAGCGCCTCGCGTCGCAGCTCGGCAACCTCGTCCACCCCGACGTCCCCGTGGGCGGCGAGGAGGACTTCGTCGTCCTGGAGACGCACGGCACCATCCGCGACTTCGGCGCCGAGGGCTTCGAGCCCAAGGACCACCTGGAGCTCGGCGAGGCGCTGGGCGCCATCGACGTCGAGCGCGGCGCCAAGGTGTCCGGCTCCCGCTTCTACTACCTGACGGGCGTCGGCGCCCTGCTGGAGCTCGCCCTCGTCAACGCGGCGATCGCGCAGGCCACCGAGGCGGGCTTCACCCCGATGCTCACCCCCGCGCTGGTCCGCCCGCGCGCCATGGAGGGCACCGGCTTCCTCGGCCAGGCCGCGGAGAACGTCTACCACCTGGAGAAGGACGACTACTACCTGGTCGGCACCTCCGAGGTCCCGCTCGCCGCGTACCACATGGACGAGATCCTCGACGCCGACAAGCTCCCGCTGCGCTACGCCGGTTTCTCGCCGTGCTTCCGCCGCGAGGCCGGCACCTACGGCAAGGACACCCGGGGCATCTTCCGCGTGCACCAGTTCGACAAGGTCGAGATGTTCTCGTACGTCGCTCCCGAGGACGCGGAGAACGAGCACAGGCGGCTCCTGGACTGGGAGAAGCAGTGGCTGACCGGCCTGGAGCTGCCGTTCCAGGTCATCGACGTGGCCTCGGGCGACCTCGGCGCCTCGGCGTCCCGCAAGTACGACTGCGAGGCGTGGATCCCGACCCAGGGCAAGTACCGCGAGCTGACCTCGGCCTCCAACTGCGACGGCTTCCAGGCGCGCCGCCTGTCCGTCCGTATGCGTGACGGCAAGAAGGTCCAGCCGCTGGCGACGCTCAACGGCACGCTGTGCGCCGTACCGCGCACCATCGTGGCGATCCTGGAGAACCACCAGCTGGCCGACGGCTCGGTGCGGGTGCCCGAGGTGCTGCGTCCGTACCTGGGCGGCCGGGAGCTGCTGGAACCGGTCGCCAAGTGA
- a CDS encoding HAD family hydrolase → MSSDFPYRLIATDLDGTLLRSDESVSQRTRDALAAATAAGAVHIVVTGRGARWTRHVLDDLGYDGLAVCAQGAQVYHAGEHRLLTSVTLDRQLAGVALAKIEAEVGPLYLAASRDGLDGDVMVGPGYAVTGALPSTPFTDASDLWAAPLNKIYIQHPELSDDELAQAAVRAAGGFVSVAMAGQGIVELLPLGLSKATGLSLAARRLGVKAADTIAFGDMPNDLPMFAWASYGVAMADAHEELKAVADEVTSSNEEDGIAVVLERLLG, encoded by the coding sequence GTGAGCAGTGACTTTCCGTACCGGCTGATCGCGACCGACCTCGACGGAACACTCCTGCGCTCCGACGAGTCGGTCTCGCAGCGCACCCGTGACGCGCTCGCCGCGGCCACCGCGGCGGGCGCCGTCCACATCGTCGTGACGGGACGCGGCGCCCGCTGGACCAGGCACGTCCTCGACGACCTCGGCTACGACGGCCTCGCGGTCTGCGCCCAGGGCGCGCAGGTGTACCACGCCGGCGAGCACCGTCTGCTGACGTCGGTGACGTTGGACCGGCAGCTGGCCGGCGTGGCCCTCGCGAAGATCGAGGCGGAGGTCGGCCCGCTGTACCTGGCGGCGAGCCGCGACGGCCTCGACGGCGACGTGATGGTCGGGCCGGGGTACGCGGTGACGGGCGCCCTGCCGTCGACGCCGTTCACGGACGCATCGGATCTGTGGGCCGCTCCGCTGAACAAGATCTACATCCAGCATCCGGAGCTGTCGGACGACGAGTTGGCGCAGGCCGCCGTTCGGGCCGCGGGCGGTTTCGTCTCGGTCGCGATGGCGGGCCAGGGCATCGTCGAACTGCTGCCGCTGGGCCTGTCGAAGGCCACGGGCCTGTCGTTGGCCGCTCGCCGCCTGGGGGTGAAGGCCGCGGACACGATCGCCTTCGGTGACATGCCCAACGACCTCCCGATGTTCGCCTGGGCGTCGTACGGCGTGGCGATGGCGGACGCGCACGAGGAGCTGAAGGCGGTCGCCGACGAGGTGACGTCCTCCAACGAGGAGGACGGCATCGCGGTGGTGCTGGAGCGGTTGCTCGGCTGA